The following coding sequences are from one Bradyrhizobium sp. 200 window:
- the dctP gene encoding TRAP transporter substrate-binding protein DctP, producing the protein MNRRKLLKVAGAAVASTAVAAPAIAQSAPALRWRLTTSFPKSLDTLYGACEMFAKAMAELSDQKFQIGVFGPGEIVPAFQVFDAVANNTVELGNSASYYYIGKDLAFAFGTAVPFGLNTRQMNAWLAYGGGLDMLNELNGTFGVLAVPFGNTTAQMGGWFRKEIKTLDDMKGLKFRVGGVAGQVLSRLGVVPQQIPPGDIYPALEKGTIDAAEWIGPYDDEKLGFLKVAPYYYYPGWWEGCANGFLYINSAKWAELPKLYQNMVTIAAGQVAADLTAKYDARNAAAIKRLVAAGAQLRPFSTDILDASFKATNELFAEVSAKNPKFKALYESTIAFRNEQYQWHQVCEATYDNYMIRRLRS; encoded by the coding sequence ATGAACCGCAGAAAACTCCTCAAGGTAGCCGGTGCCGCGGTCGCCTCGACCGCCGTCGCCGCGCCCGCCATCGCGCAATCCGCGCCGGCCTTGCGCTGGCGCCTCACTACATCCTTCCCCAAGAGCCTCGATACGCTCTACGGCGCCTGCGAGATGTTTGCGAAGGCGATGGCCGAATTGTCGGATCAGAAATTCCAGATCGGCGTGTTCGGTCCGGGCGAGATCGTACCGGCGTTTCAAGTATTCGATGCGGTGGCGAACAACACTGTGGAGTTGGGAAACAGCGCCTCCTATTATTACATCGGCAAGGATCTAGCGTTCGCGTTCGGCACCGCCGTTCCGTTCGGTCTCAATACGCGACAGATGAATGCCTGGCTCGCTTATGGCGGCGGCCTCGACATGCTCAACGAGCTCAACGGCACGTTCGGCGTTTTAGCCGTCCCGTTCGGCAACACGACCGCGCAGATGGGCGGATGGTTCCGCAAGGAGATCAAGACCCTCGACGACATGAAGGGCCTCAAATTCCGGGTCGGCGGCGTGGCGGGGCAGGTGCTGAGCCGGCTCGGCGTCGTGCCGCAGCAGATTCCACCGGGCGACATCTATCCCGCGCTGGAGAAAGGCACGATCGACGCCGCCGAGTGGATCGGCCCCTATGATGACGAGAAGCTCGGCTTTCTCAAGGTCGCGCCCTATTACTACTATCCCGGCTGGTGGGAAGGATGCGCGAACGGCTTCCTCTATATCAACAGCGCGAAATGGGCCGAGCTGCCAAAACTCTATCAGAACATGGTGACGATCGCCGCAGGCCAGGTTGCGGCAGATCTCACCGCCAAATACGACGCCCGCAACGCCGCCGCCATCAAGCGCCTGGTTGCGGCCGGCGCGCAACTCCGACCGTTCTCGACCGACATCCTCGATGCGTCGTTCAAGGCAACCAACGAGCTGTTTGCCGAGGTTTCGGCAAAGAACCCGAAGTTCAAGGCGCTGTATGAATCGACGATCGCATTCCGGAACGAACAGTATCAGTGGCATCAAGTCTGCGAGGCCACCTACGACAATTACATGATCAGGCGGCTGCGCTCCTGA
- the ggt gene encoding gamma-glutamyltransferase — protein sequence MDIRTGRAVTLASSGMVTSPHSLASAAGLDVLRAGGSAVDAAIATSAMLAVVYPHMTGLGGDAFWLVHDGASGEIRALNGGGKAAAGAMLSALEARGLSEIPLRGIVPATLTVPGAVASWIEAYSVHGRLPLRRVLECAILYARDGFPVTGRLASFIEMTRDDLVRDQAAAALFFPEGIAAQPGTKLANANLARTLQSIADDGWSGFYEGPVAAEMARFSEAAGGLFRLADFGRQKAVWGEPLVGRYRDVTVFNTPPPTQGFTVLEMLNLVEPHELHHKDFLGPDHVHLLVQAKQIAYHDRDQVLADPAFADVPVERLISKQYAAERGRLIDARSALKWDMVPSFGNLSGDTVYIAAVDRDGNAASLIQSLYGAFGSGVVAGNTGVILQNRGAYFSLDRHHPNRLEPGKIPLHTLIASMAKRDGKLWSVLGCMGADGQPQIQMQLYCAMVDFGLDIQEAIEMPRFLSGRFALGEARDTLHIESRFPGSTIDALAQRGHAINRWDAWNEMAGHAHGITIDRRSGTLSGGSDPRSDGAAIGY from the coding sequence TTGGACATTCGTACCGGCCGGGCCGTCACGCTTGCCTCAAGCGGCATGGTGACGTCGCCGCATTCGCTTGCCTCCGCGGCCGGCCTTGACGTGCTGCGCGCCGGCGGCTCCGCTGTCGATGCCGCGATCGCGACCAGCGCCATGCTCGCGGTGGTCTATCCGCACATGACGGGCCTCGGCGGCGATGCGTTCTGGCTTGTTCATGACGGCGCGAGCGGCGAGATCCGCGCCCTCAACGGCGGCGGCAAGGCCGCGGCCGGCGCCATGCTGTCCGCGCTTGAAGCGCGCGGGCTGAGTGAGATCCCGCTGCGGGGCATCGTGCCGGCGACCCTGACGGTGCCGGGCGCGGTGGCGAGCTGGATCGAGGCGTACAGCGTCCATGGGCGGCTGCCGCTCCGGCGTGTGCTGGAATGCGCCATCTTATATGCGCGCGACGGCTTTCCGGTCACCGGCCGCCTCGCAAGCTTCATCGAGATGACGCGCGATGATCTGGTGCGGGACCAAGCGGCCGCAGCGCTTTTCTTTCCCGAAGGGATAGCCGCGCAGCCGGGCACCAAGCTTGCCAACGCAAACCTTGCCCGGACGCTGCAATCGATCGCGGATGACGGGTGGTCCGGCTTTTATGAAGGGCCGGTCGCCGCCGAGATGGCACGCTTCTCGGAAGCGGCGGGCGGCCTGTTCCGCCTTGCCGATTTCGGCCGGCAAAAGGCCGTCTGGGGTGAGCCCCTTGTCGGCCGCTACCGCGACGTCACGGTCTTCAACACGCCGCCGCCGACGCAGGGCTTTACCGTGCTCGAAATGCTCAACCTCGTCGAGCCGCATGAACTGCACCACAAGGATTTCCTCGGGCCCGATCATGTCCATCTCCTGGTGCAGGCCAAGCAGATCGCCTATCACGACCGCGATCAGGTGCTCGCCGATCCCGCGTTTGCCGATGTGCCGGTCGAGCGGCTGATATCGAAGCAATACGCGGCCGAGCGGGGCCGGCTGATCGACGCAAGGTCGGCATTGAAATGGGACATGGTGCCGTCATTCGGCAACCTGTCCGGCGATACGGTTTATATTGCCGCCGTCGATCGCGACGGCAATGCGGCGTCGCTGATTCAAAGCCTGTATGGCGCCTTCGGATCCGGCGTGGTCGCGGGAAACACCGGCGTCATCCTGCAAAACCGCGGCGCATATTTCTCGCTGGATCGCCACCACCCCAATCGCCTTGAGCCCGGCAAGATCCCGCTGCACACCCTGATCGCCTCAATGGCCAAACGCGACGGCAAGCTCTGGAGCGTGCTCGGCTGCATGGGCGCGGACGGCCAGCCGCAAATCCAGATGCAGCTCTATTGCGCCATGGTTGATTTCGGCCTCGACATCCAGGAAGCGATCGAGATGCCGCGGTTCCTTTCCGGCCGCTTCGCGCTCGGCGAGGCGCGCGACACGCTGCATATCGAGAGCCGCTTTCCCGGAAGCACGATCGACGCGCTGGCGCAACGCGGCCACGCGATCAATCGTTGGGATGCCTGGAACGAAATGGCCGGTCACGCGCACGGCATCACGATCGACCGGCGGTCCGGAACGTTGAGCGGCGGTTCCGACCCGCGCAGCGATGGCGCGGCGATCGGGTATTAA
- a CDS encoding MBL fold metallo-hydrolase, producing the protein MPQWTCEQCGAQFPESAEPPPACPVCEDERQYVNWKGQTWLTREELAKRYKLVWRDDLGIPGISMQPGFAIGQRALLVPEADGCVMWDCVPLATREAIDYVRSLGGLKAIAVSHPHYYGAVADWSEAFGGVPVYLHGDDRAFVTRPHPAIVPWTGDSHRLSDDILLVRTGGHFAGGTVMHWRAGAEGRGVLLTGDVAMVTMDRRSLSFMYSFPNYIPLNAPAVLRIWAAVEPLAFERIYGAWWGRNIADNAKAAFEMSVRRYIAAISEGESVR; encoded by the coding sequence ATGCCGCAATGGACCTGCGAACAATGTGGTGCCCAGTTTCCTGAAAGCGCTGAGCCGCCGCCGGCATGCCCGGTCTGCGAGGACGAACGGCAATATGTGAACTGGAAGGGGCAGACCTGGCTCACGCGCGAGGAATTGGCGAAACGTTACAAGCTGGTCTGGCGTGACGATCTCGGCATTCCCGGCATCAGTATGCAGCCGGGGTTTGCGATCGGGCAGCGCGCGCTCCTGGTACCTGAGGCCGACGGCTGCGTTATGTGGGACTGTGTGCCGCTGGCCACCCGCGAAGCCATCGACTACGTCCGCTCGCTCGGCGGCCTGAAGGCGATCGCCGTCTCGCACCCGCATTATTACGGCGCGGTCGCCGATTGGAGCGAAGCGTTCGGCGGCGTGCCGGTCTACCTGCATGGTGACGATCGCGCCTTCGTCACGCGGCCGCATCCGGCCATCGTGCCTTGGACCGGCGACAGCCACAGGCTCTCCGACGATATTCTTCTGGTGCGGACCGGTGGACATTTCGCCGGCGGCACGGTGATGCACTGGCGCGCAGGCGCGGAAGGCAGGGGCGTGCTGCTCACCGGCGACGTCGCGATGGTGACGATGGACCGCCGCTCGCTCAGCTTCATGTACAGTTTTCCGAACTACATTCCGCTCAATGCGCCGGCGGTGCTGCGGATCTGGGCTGCGGTCGAGCCGCTGGCCTTCGAGCGTATCTACGGCGCATGGTGGGGCCGCAACATCGCCGACAATGCAAAGGCGGCTTTCGAAATGTCCGTCCGGCGGTATATCGCGGCGATCTCCGAAGGAGAATCGGTTCGTTGA
- a CDS encoding TonB-dependent siderophore receptor has protein sequence MMALSLVLGDTSSAQSTLPPVTVDAPKPQAARPTQPSRRAVRSQGGTRRVAAPTRQQNVESGARGAAGERANGPVVGYLATQSATATKTDTPILTTPQSISVVTKDQMQDQGAQNVTEALRYTPGVTVQSFGANAFFDAFKLRGFDAPRYLDGLRLPADNTTFAIPRIETYGLERLEVLKGPSSGLYGQSDPGGLINMVSKRPTSTPQYEIVGSVGSFERFQGAFDIGGPIDKNGEFLYRIVGLGRDSNSQTDFVQDNKLFIAPSFTWRPTTDTTFTILAQYQKVENKGYQQYVPGQVSFLPNPNGHIPYSRYLGVPGADGYNLEQFAIGYAFEHRFDNNLQFRQNFRYTDVGNDLASVRTEGMEIGPGGLRSNRLVTRTYNYVKARAANVALDNQLQADFMTGPLSHKVLVGVDYFNLWANTDYRSAGIAPIDAYSPVYNTVAPSFASLAPPVILRDDRLSQAGVYVQDQIKLDRWTLTVTGRQDWASTGFTSKAAFPPLGTYEREDSAQTGRVGLNYLFDVGLSPYVSYATSFTPNLGADSAGNSFRPTTGEGAEIGVKFKPNGSNFMVTAALFDIRQKDVLTADPADPFRNVQTDAVRVRGFELELKGNLTREFEIVAGYTHLDPRVTSSIAGYAGKYMMSTALDQGAIWGKYTWHDGPLAGLGLGAGVRYVGETYGDNLNTFVIPSYALLDAAISYDFAYMRPDWKGLKAQVNVTNLTNHFYVASCLTGLPYCGLGNARTVLGTLKYSWN, from the coding sequence ATGATGGCGCTTTCCCTGGTGCTTGGCGACACGAGTTCGGCTCAGTCCACTTTGCCGCCTGTCACGGTCGATGCACCGAAGCCGCAAGCAGCCCGTCCAACGCAGCCGTCAAGAAGAGCTGTGCGCTCGCAGGGTGGGACGCGGCGGGTCGCTGCGCCGACGCGGCAGCAGAACGTGGAATCCGGCGCGCGCGGCGCGGCGGGTGAACGCGCCAACGGACCGGTCGTTGGTTATCTTGCCACCCAGAGCGCGACCGCCACCAAGACCGATACGCCCATTCTGACGACGCCGCAGTCGATCTCGGTGGTGACGAAGGATCAGATGCAGGACCAGGGCGCGCAGAACGTCACCGAGGCGCTGCGCTATACGCCCGGCGTCACCGTGCAAAGCTTTGGCGCCAACGCTTTCTTCGATGCTTTCAAGCTGAGGGGCTTCGACGCGCCGCGCTATCTGGATGGCTTGCGGCTGCCGGCGGACAACACGACGTTTGCCATTCCGCGCATTGAAACATACGGCCTGGAACGGTTGGAGGTCCTGAAGGGACCCTCGTCAGGTCTGTACGGCCAGTCCGATCCGGGCGGTCTGATCAACATGGTGAGCAAGCGGCCGACCTCTACGCCGCAATACGAGATCGTGGGTTCGGTCGGATCTTTCGAACGCTTCCAGGGTGCGTTCGACATCGGCGGCCCGATCGACAAGAACGGCGAGTTTCTTTATCGCATCGTCGGCCTTGGGCGCGACAGCAACAGCCAGACCGACTTCGTCCAGGACAACAAGCTGTTCATCGCACCTAGCTTCACCTGGCGTCCGACGACCGATACGACCTTCACGATTCTCGCGCAGTATCAGAAGGTCGAGAACAAGGGCTATCAGCAATATGTTCCCGGACAGGTCTCCTTCCTACCCAATCCAAACGGGCATATTCCCTACAGCCGCTATCTCGGCGTCCCCGGAGCTGATGGCTACAATCTCGAGCAGTTCGCGATCGGCTACGCGTTTGAGCACCGGTTCGACAACAACCTCCAGTTCCGGCAAAACTTCCGCTACACCGATGTCGGAAACGACCTGGCTTCCGTCCGCACCGAGGGGATGGAGATTGGGCCGGGTGGTCTTAGGTCGAATCGTCTTGTTACACGCACCTACAACTATGTGAAGGCGCGCGCGGCCAACGTCGCGCTCGACAATCAGTTGCAGGCAGACTTCATGACGGGGCCGCTCAGCCACAAAGTTCTCGTCGGCGTCGATTATTTCAACCTGTGGGCCAACACGGACTATCGGTCAGCCGGTATTGCGCCGATCGACGCTTATAGTCCGGTCTATAATACAGTTGCTCCAAGCTTTGCATCCCTAGCCCCGCCGGTCATCCTTCGCGATGACCGGCTGTCGCAGGCTGGCGTCTATGTCCAGGATCAGATCAAGCTGGACCGGTGGACGCTGACCGTGACCGGTCGGCAGGACTGGGCCAGCACCGGTTTCACCAGCAAGGCGGCTTTTCCGCCGCTTGGCACCTATGAACGCGAAGACTCGGCGCAGACCGGCCGGGTTGGCCTCAATTATTTGTTCGACGTCGGCTTGTCGCCCTATGTCAGCTACGCGACGTCGTTCACGCCGAATCTCGGGGCCGATAGCGCCGGCAATTCGTTCAGGCCAACGACCGGTGAGGGCGCCGAAATCGGCGTCAAGTTCAAGCCGAACGGATCGAACTTCATGGTCACGGCGGCGCTGTTTGACATTCGCCAGAAAGACGTGTTGACGGCCGATCCGGCCGATCCTTTCCGCAACGTGCAGACCGATGCGGTGCGGGTGCGCGGCTTTGAACTCGAACTCAAGGGCAACCTCACCCGCGAGTTCGAGATCGTGGCGGGGTACACCCATCTCGATCCGCGCGTGACCTCGAGCATCGCAGGCTATGCCGGCAAATACATGATGAGCACGGCTCTGGATCAGGGCGCTATCTGGGGCAAGTATACCTGGCACGACGGCCCGCTCGCTGGACTTGGGCTCGGCGCCGGCGTTCGCTATGTCGGAGAAACCTACGGCGACAACCTCAACACCTTCGTCATTCCCTCCTATGCTCTGCTCGATGCGGCCATCAGCTATGACTTCGCCTATATGCGACCGGACTGGAAGGGATTGAAGGCGCAGGTTAACGTGACGAACCTGACCAACCATTTCTACGTGGCATCCTGCTTGACCGGTCTGCCCTATTGCGGTCTCGGCAATGCGCGTACGGTCCTCGGCACGCTGAAATATTCCTGGAACTAG
- a CDS encoding PepSY-associated TM helix domain-containing protein: MTPATRSLRRWGLVHKWTSLICTLFMLMLCITGLPLIFHEEIDDLLHSQVKPAEVPAGTPSANLDQLLSNALKHAPGEVPHFLVWDRDDPNAMFVSVGKSITSDPSQNRFIRMDTHTAAFLDAPDVTGRFTYIMLRLHTDMFAGLAGKLFLGLMGILFCVAIISGIVVYAPSMRKLNFGAYRSKRTRIVRWLDLHNIAGILLVMWTLVVGFTGVINTWADLVVKLWQFGQLAEMTAQYRDRAPPAHLASLHSAVDVAAKAVPGMQPSFVAFPGTILSSKSHYAVFLRGNTPVTSRLLKPALIDAETGQLTDTRDMPWYVSTLFISQPLHFGDYGGMPLKVLWALLDILTIVVLVTGVYLWMRRRKSGVSVERAIARPAAIEASVAAS, from the coding sequence TTGACACCAGCGACAAGATCCTTACGGCGATGGGGACTCGTCCACAAATGGACGAGCCTGATCTGCACGCTCTTCATGCTGATGCTCTGCATCACCGGCCTGCCGCTGATCTTTCATGAAGAGATCGACGACCTCCTGCACAGCCAGGTCAAGCCTGCCGAAGTGCCGGCAGGAACGCCGTCGGCCAACCTGGATCAGTTGCTCAGCAATGCGCTCAAGCACGCGCCGGGCGAGGTGCCGCACTTCCTGGTCTGGGACCGTGACGATCCCAACGCGATGTTCGTGAGCGTCGGCAAGTCGATTACGTCCGACCCCAGTCAGAATCGCTTCATCCGCATGGATACGCACACGGCGGCATTCCTGGATGCTCCCGACGTCACCGGCCGCTTCACCTACATCATGCTGAGGCTGCACACGGACATGTTCGCAGGGCTGGCGGGAAAGCTCTTTCTTGGCTTGATGGGGATACTGTTCTGCGTCGCCATCATCTCCGGGATTGTCGTTTATGCGCCCTCGATGCGGAAGTTGAATTTCGGGGCCTACCGCAGCAAGCGCACGCGAATTGTCCGCTGGCTGGATTTGCACAACATCGCCGGCATTTTGCTGGTGATGTGGACGCTCGTGGTGGGCTTTACCGGCGTGATCAACACCTGGGCCGATCTGGTGGTCAAGCTGTGGCAGTTCGGTCAGCTTGCCGAGATGACCGCGCAATACCGTGATCGGGCGCCGCCTGCGCATTTGGCGTCCCTTCACTCCGCCGTCGATGTCGCCGCCAAGGCGGTTCCCGGCATGCAGCCGAGCTTCGTGGCGTTTCCGGGCACAATCCTCAGCAGCAAGAGCCACTATGCGGTCTTCCTGCGTGGCAATACGCCGGTCACCTCGAGGCTCTTGAAGCCGGCGCTCATTGATGCCGAGACCGGCCAATTGACAGACACGCGCGACATGCCCTGGTACGTCTCGACGCTGTTTATCTCGCAGCCCCTGCATTTTGGCGACTATGGCGGAATGCCGCTGAAAGTGCTGTGGGCGCTCCTTGATATCCTTACGATCGTGGTCCTGGTTACAGGCGTCTATCTCTGGATGCGCAGGCGAAAATCCGGCGTCAGCGTTGAGCGTGCGATTGCGCGGCCGGCGGCGATCGAAGCATCCGTTGCTGCGTCGTGA
- a CDS encoding 2Fe-2S iron-sulfur cluster-binding protein, whose translation MSKICKVTINDEPFLANRGELLLDWALMNGVDLPHDCRSGICGACRVRLVDGTVFGGHSRGDDMIHACQARIVSDLQIAIEAAPEPVTLSAEVLQTVQLAPDVVGVDIELPKPLNYLPGQYCKLQFQGFPARPYSPTFPLEGAPHDRVLHFHIRKVADGQVSSALGREIRPGHRVRLTGPFGRAFFRKEHPGRTVLVASGTGFAPMWSVAVAAIMEQPQREMVFIVQARSIRSLYMHAALCRLALFPNVTLIPMVSEPQQISHAIQSGRPTDHLPKLSPDDVVYTAGAPAMTDAVARIAKAAGARCYTDPFVQEPRTAEQAGLMSRLTGWLNEPKSDPIPLQPARQESTGRRSAGAARSFR comes from the coding sequence ATGTCAAAGATTTGCAAGGTCACGATCAACGACGAGCCGTTTCTGGCGAATCGCGGCGAGCTTCTGCTCGATTGGGCATTGATGAACGGCGTCGATCTTCCGCACGATTGCCGCTCCGGAATTTGCGGCGCCTGCCGCGTGCGTCTCGTCGACGGCACGGTGTTCGGCGGCCACAGCCGCGGCGACGACATGATCCATGCCTGCCAGGCCAGGATCGTCTCCGATCTCCAGATTGCGATCGAGGCCGCTCCCGAACCGGTGACGCTGTCGGCGGAGGTGCTGCAGACCGTTCAGCTCGCGCCCGACGTGGTCGGCGTCGACATCGAACTGCCGAAGCCGCTCAACTATCTTCCTGGCCAGTATTGCAAACTGCAGTTTCAGGGATTCCCGGCAAGACCCTATAGCCCGACCTTTCCGCTGGAAGGCGCGCCGCACGATCGCGTGCTGCACTTTCACATCCGGAAGGTCGCGGATGGACAGGTATCCTCGGCGCTCGGCCGCGAAATCCGCCCCGGGCACCGTGTCAGGCTGACCGGACCGTTCGGCCGCGCCTTTTTCAGAAAAGAGCATCCCGGCCGTACCGTTCTCGTCGCCAGCGGCACCGGTTTCGCGCCGATGTGGTCGGTCGCGGTCGCCGCGATCATGGAGCAGCCGCAGCGCGAAATGGTCTTCATCGTGCAGGCCCGCAGCATCCGCTCGCTCTACATGCACGCGGCGCTGTGCCGGCTGGCGCTGTTTCCCAACGTCACCCTGATCCCGATGGTGTCGGAGCCGCAACAGATCTCGCATGCGATTCAGAGCGGCAGGCCGACCGATCATCTGCCAAAGCTGTCGCCGGACGACGTGGTTTATACTGCGGGCGCACCTGCCATGACCGATGCGGTGGCGCGGATCGCGAAGGCTGCAGGCGCAAGGTGCTACACCGACCCCTTCGTGCAGGAGCCGAGGACGGCGGAACAGGCGGGCCTGATGTCGCGCCTCACCGGCTGGCTCAACGAACCCAAGAGCGACCCCATCCCGCTGCAGCCGGCGCGGCAGGAAAGCACCGGCCGCCGTTCGGCCGGGGCGGCCAGATCGTTCCGCTAG
- a CDS encoding ethylbenzene dehydrogenase-related protein, whose amino-acid sequence MRQRKTDYGTIILHWIFVAAFAVALVTGLRIATETPDRTWINLFDIVLPRDSVWIAHMQAAVVLVAVAIGYIVYMLRSGLGRRVQLDRVRLRGLFGRGQARLSAVIALMYWIFFVTMAGLLVSGGALYFGFYSGYDVAMLHWVGTWVILAFVVLHVLTQFKSGGVSQLLRIFRPAPLPAPPPKLDAVELLGMLAEQSARRPESENADAPPKVSSHPLQPGTEARRDRTGQPDPAPQPKAGPARSRNPTLQANAFVVAAAAAITGASLIVATDHLAVDRLQIRRINPADAPNLDGDTSDRTWRGVKPFSLLTGEGGNFDGKGETRIEVRAVHDGTYAYFLFTWQDSTRSLKHLPLVKEADGWHLLHSGFQLGDEHQYNEDKFSVLLTTSDVTLAGGRTFHPGPQPVAGAPATMSGRGLHYTATGYADVWQWKATSGATGWMDDTHFGPPLDPTPMQAANVVPYKGGFAPDPGSANYRDNFTVEADTSGGPRRSRLIAPLRLPKVVAATTDAMGDIDLDPNHGDSDGARWFMTEQDSVPYSTSVDARIPTGTVIPGVLVNGEFSGDRADVRSAARWASGLWALEVKRRLDTTSQFDVPIKSGVFMRVAAFDHSQIRHTRHVRPIRIEVE is encoded by the coding sequence GTGAGGCAGCGTAAGACGGACTATGGGACCATTATTCTTCACTGGATATTCGTCGCGGCATTCGCCGTTGCGCTCGTCACCGGTTTGCGCATCGCGACAGAGACGCCCGACCGAACCTGGATCAACCTGTTCGATATCGTGCTGCCGCGCGACAGCGTATGGATCGCCCATATGCAGGCCGCCGTCGTCCTGGTCGCCGTGGCGATCGGCTACATCGTTTATATGCTCCGCTCCGGCCTCGGGCGCCGCGTCCAGCTCGACAGGGTTCGCCTGCGCGGGCTGTTCGGCCGCGGGCAAGCCAGGTTGAGCGCCGTGATCGCGCTGATGTACTGGATTTTCTTTGTCACGATGGCAGGGCTGCTGGTCAGCGGCGGGGCGCTCTATTTCGGCTTCTACTCCGGCTACGACGTGGCGATGCTGCACTGGGTGGGGACCTGGGTGATCCTCGCCTTCGTCGTCCTGCATGTCCTGACCCAATTCAAGAGCGGCGGCGTTTCGCAACTGCTGCGCATCTTTCGTCCCGCCCCGCTCCCGGCGCCGCCGCCGAAGCTCGATGCCGTCGAACTCCTGGGCATGCTGGCCGAGCAGTCGGCACGCCGGCCGGAATCCGAAAATGCCGACGCGCCGCCCAAGGTCTCATCCCATCCGCTGCAGCCCGGCACAGAGGCGCGCCGCGACCGAACGGGCCAGCCGGATCCGGCGCCGCAACCCAAGGCGGGCCCTGCGCGATCCCGAAACCCGACCCTGCAGGCCAATGCGTTCGTCGTGGCAGCCGCAGCCGCGATCACCGGCGCTTCGCTGATCGTGGCAACGGACCATTTGGCGGTGGATCGCCTGCAGATTCGTCGCATCAATCCCGCCGACGCACCGAACCTTGACGGCGATACTTCCGATCGGACGTGGCGCGGCGTCAAGCCATTCTCGCTCTTGACCGGAGAAGGCGGAAATTTCGACGGCAAGGGAGAAACCAGAATCGAGGTTCGCGCGGTGCATGACGGCACCTACGCGTATTTCCTCTTCACCTGGCAGGATTCGACGCGCTCGCTGAAGCACCTGCCGCTGGTCAAGGAGGCCGACGGATGGCACCTGCTTCATTCCGGCTTTCAACTCGGCGACGAGCATCAGTACAACGAAGACAAGTTTTCGGTGCTCCTGACCACCTCCGATGTCACGCTGGCCGGCGGCCGGACCTTTCATCCAGGACCCCAGCCGGTCGCCGGCGCGCCCGCCACCATGAGCGGCCGCGGACTGCATTACACGGCAACGGGTTATGCCGATGTCTGGCAGTGGAAGGCGACGAGCGGCGCGACCGGATGGATGGACGACACCCATTTCGGGCCGCCGCTCGATCCGACCCCGATGCAGGCAGCAAACGTCGTGCCTTACAAAGGCGGCTTTGCGCCGGATCCTGGATCGGCAAACTACCGGGACAATTTCACCGTCGAGGCCGACACGTCGGGCGGTCCGCGCCGCAGCCGCCTGATCGCCCCGCTGCGCCTGCCCAAAGTCGTCGCCGCCACGACGGACGCGATGGGCGACATCGACCTCGATCCCAATCATGGCGACAGCGACGGTGCGCGCTGGTTCATGACCGAGCAGGATTCAGTGCCCTATTCGACCAGTGTCGACGCCCGCATCCCGACGGGGACCGTGATCCCGGGCGTCCTCGTGAACGGCGAATTTTCAGGCGATCGCGCCGACGTTCGATCCGCAGCCCGCTGGGCCTCCGGTCTCTGGGCGCTCGAGGTGAAACGCCGGCTCGACACAACAAGCCAGTTTGACGTGCCGATCAAGAGCGGCGTCTTCATGCGGGTCGCCGCATTCGATCACAGCCAGATCAGACATACGCGGCACGTCCGGCCCATTCGTATCGAGGTGGAATAA